A genomic window from Gossypium hirsutum isolate 1008001.06 chromosome D10, Gossypium_hirsutum_v2.1, whole genome shotgun sequence includes:
- the LOC107915313 gene encoding uncharacterized protein — protein MGNARLVIRLPDESTPSEITNNPRFYPYFKDCIGALDGTHIRASIPLSTQGRFRSRKGGTTQNVLAAITFDLKFSYVLTGWEGSAHDSRILSDALSRPGGLRIPEGKYYLADTGYGIQNGYITPYRGVRYHLKEFSAEGPENAKELFNLRHSSLRITVERVFGILKKQFRVLDSEPFWNFQTQVDIVLACCIFHNHLMGVDPSDLLNQGLYEASESDLIIPTLTEREERQEVREWSAKRDEIALTMWIDYTARNISKDMATKSFARTFADIDLDDGNEDSMPVDCDNEEAEEVNNLEKLLMLWNNLLPIRHHSFTNK, from the exons ATGGGTAATGCAAG actagttattagattacctgatGAGTCAACTCCAAGTGAAATTACaaacaatccaaggttttatccttattttaaagattgtattggagcattagatggaactcataTTCGTGCATCCATTCCACTTAGCACTCAAGGAAGATTTCGTAGCCGTAAaggggggacgacacaaaatgtattggctgccattacatttgatttgaaattttcctatgttctaactggttgggaaggtagtgcacatgattctcgtattttaagtgatgcactttcacgcCCAGGAGGATTAAGAATTCCGGAAG gtaaatattatcttgctgatACTGGATATGGCATCCAAAATGGATATATTACCCCATATCGTGGTgtccgatatcatttaaaagagtttagcGCTGAAGGGCctgaaaatgcaaaggaactctttaatcttcgtcATTCATCATTACGAATCACTGTTGaacgtgtttttgggattttgaagaaacaGTTTCGTGTATTAGATtctgaaccattttggaattttcaaactcaagtagatatagttttggcttgttgtatcTTTCATAATCATTTaatgggagttgatcctagtgatttacttaatcaaggattatacgagGCGTCTGAGTCAGATTTGATAATACCAACTCTCACGGAACGAGAAGAAAGACAAGAAGTaagagaatggtctgctaagagagaTGAAATTGCACTAACTATGTGGATTGATTATACggctagaaatattag caaagatatggcaacaaAGAGTTTTGCtagaacatttgctgacatagatttggatgatggtaaTGAAGATTCAATGCCTGTAGACTGCGACAATGAAGAGGctgaagag GTGAACAACTTGGaaaaattgctaatgctttggaacaatttactGCCGATAAGACATCACAGCTTTACGAAcaagtga